A part of Anser cygnoides isolate HZ-2024a breed goose chromosome 15, Taihu_goose_T2T_genome, whole genome shotgun sequence genomic DNA contains:
- the UBN1 gene encoding ubinuclein-1 isoform X1, producing MTEPHRVPFTTLHGPLSGSFLKKPRKDDSEQPQDAEQQPTSMRITLTLFEPDHKRCPEFYYPDLVKNFQAKNKGVSAGDKRKDPADPFNDDEKERHKAEALARKFEEKYGGKRRRKDRIQDLIDMGYGYDESDSFIDNSEAYDELVPASLTTKYGGFYINSGTLQFRQASDSEDEYVKEKKKKSPKKRKLKDGGEKMKKKKKDDSYDKEKKSKKSKFPKAGFTALNASKEKKKKKYSGALSVKEMLKKFQKEKEAQKKKDEEQKVVTPPAEPPAPREAEAMPDPLLSLFGHASDSDLLQAATAMDSLTDLDLERLFSESPEGSPFHDVEDGSDPAGTGLEQDFKQPPSLPEGLPAPLEKRIKELAQAARAAEGEGKQRFFTQDINNIILDIELQTRELNSQIRSGVYAHLAAFLPCSKDTLVKRARKLYLYEQGGRLKEPLQKLKEAIGRVMPEQMTKYQEECQAHTQAKFAKMLEEEKDKERDRVCSDDDEDEEKGGKRVMGPRKKFQWNNEIRELLCHLVKIKLDGYELDKNKAQSLEDYVKTFLDGEVKPLWPKGWMQARTLFKESRRVHGHLTSVLAKKKVIAPTKVKVKEPSCKPDKKISVSIPSMHSSNTLSLSSEPQVGGLGISAQTRELLSLGTAQAASSTGTPAAFMDDSLDEDLIHNPTTSLEAVSKELAVLNSRAGGSPDFTLSGAPKAPPEKIPTLASSEEKRTFPKASPAPTSSPAGSLQSPLNFLAEQALALGQTSQDKKTENSNYKELSCQASPSKILSDIHQAKQKHHSLVRPSHGPQTSTPVPGAQVKVFHSSNQPQKTFTSPAPFVKLQNPKSSSPLPQRSLLQQVKSSTKAQSFHSSASPGSTQNSSSSHKSPGSSSSSISYTGKHSSGSSSSGQSYKSPFVSGSLSKHGASSSSSSSGASANQGCSSGSLLPAVQAPSSSQASSRPSPSSSVKKTSVSQKLTLVAPPGGSNGDSSGGTQGVAKLLTSSLKPAVVSSTASSTSVPKGTSGAVLLTSSSSLSVLSPSYKSNNPKLPAALSSTPLGIISPIHTFPLHVISFTSDSSPKAGVSKDAIVTGPAPGTFHHGLGHSLLAGLHSSPHHAAPLPHSALSTHLPQSLPDASQLHGKGSNAQQRKL from the exons ATGACGGAGCCCCACAGGGTTCCCTTCACCACGCTGCACGGCCCGCTGAGCGGCAGCTTCCTGAAGAAGCCTCGGAAGGACGACTCGGAGCAGCCCCAGGATGCGGAGCAGCAGCCCACGTCCATGCGGATCACGCTGACTCTCTTCGAGCCGGACCACAAGCGGTGTCCGGAGTTTTACTACCCGGATCTTGTGAAGAATTTTCAGGCAAAAAACAAGGGTGTTTCTGCAGGAGACAAG AGGAAGGACCCTGCTGATCCCTTCAATGATGATGAAAAGGAGAGGCATAAAGCGGAGGCTCTCGCTAGgaagtttgaagaaaaatat GGTGGCAAGAGACGTAGAAAGGACCGTATTCAGGACTTGATTGATATGGGGTATGGATACGACGAATCCGACTCCTTCATTGATAATTCTGAAGCA TACGATGAGCTTGTTCCGGCTTCTCTTACTACAAAATACGGAGGGTTTTACATCAACTCAGGAACGCTGCAGTTTCGGCAAGCATCTGATTCTGAAGACGAGTatgttaaagagaaaaagaagaaatctccCAAG AAGCGGAAGCTGAAAGATGGAggtgaaaaaatgaagaagaagaagaaagacgATTCTTatgacaaggaaaagaaatcaaaaaagtCCAAGTTCCCAAAAGCCGG CTTTACAGCATTAAATGCAAgtaaggagaagaagaagaagaaatactcCGGAGCTCTCAGCGTCAAGGAGATGCTGAAGaagtttcagaaagaaaaggaagctcagaagaaaaaagatgaagagcaaAAAGTGGTGACTCCACCTGCAGAGCCTCCAGCCCCAAGAGAGGCAGAGGCAATGCCTGACCCCTTGCTATCGCTCTTTGGCCATGCCAGCGATAGCGACCTACTGCAGGCAGCCACGGCTATGGACTCGTTAACTGACCTCGACCTGGAGCGGCTCTTCAGCGAGTCCCCCGAAGGAAGTCCCTTTCACGACGTGGAGGATGGGAGCGATCCTGCTGGGACAGGCTTGGAGCAGGATTTCAAGCAACCGCCCTCCCTCCCAGAAGGACTGCCAGCCCCTTTGGAGAAACGCATCAAAGAACTGGCTCAG GCTGccagagctgcagaaggagaaggCAAACAGCGATTCTTCACTCAGGATATCAACAACATCATACTGGA CATAGAACTGCAGACCCGGGAGCTGAACAGCCAGATCCGGTCAGGGGTGTACGCCCACCTGGCTGCATTCTTACCTTGCAGTAAGGACACTCTAGTCAAGCGTGCCCGTAAGCTTTATCTCTATGAGCAG GGTGGCCGACTGAAGGAGCCTCTGCAGAAGCTAAAAGAAGCCATTGGTCGAGTCATGCCAGAGCAGATGACTAAGTACCAAGAGGAATGCCAAGCCCATACTCAGGCCAAATTTGCCAA AAtgctggaagaggaaaaggacaaaGAGCGAGATCGAGTTTGCTCTGATGATGACGAGGatgaagaaaagggaggaaaacgCGTTATGGGACCACGAAAGAAATTTCAATGGAATAATGAAATCAG GGAGCTGCTTTGCCACTTGGTGAAGATTAAGTTGGATGGTTATGAGCTTGACAAGAATAAGGCTCAGTCTCTGGAGGATTATGTGAAGACCTTCCTAGATGGAGAGGTGAAGCCCCTTTGGCCAAAAGGCTGGATGCAGGCCAG GACACTGTTTAAGGAGAGCAGGCGTGTACACGGACACCTCACATCAGTCCT GGCGAAGAAGAAAGTTATCGCGCCTACCAAGGTGAAGGTGAAG GAACCCTCCTGTAAACCAGACAAAAAGATCTCTGTTTCTATTCCTTCAATGCACTCGAGCAACACCTTATCTTTGTCATCAGAGCCCCAGGTGGGAGGTCTGGGCATCAGCGCCCAGACCAGAGAACTCCTGTCCCTCGGGACAGcccaggcagccagcagcactggTACTCCTGCTGCCTTCATGGATGACTCCTTGGATGAAGACTTAATTCATAATCCTACTACCTCCCTTGAAGCAGTCTCTAAAGAACTGGCTGTGCTCAACAGCAGAGCGGGAGGGAGCCCTGACTTTACTCTTTCTGGAGCTCCAAAAGCTCCTCCGGAGAAGATCCCAACTCTTGCGTCGTCAGAGGAGAAGAGGACATTTCCAAAGGCCAGCCCTGCCCCTACATCATCCCCTGCTGGCTCTCTCCAGTCTCCTCTAAATTTCCTGGCTGAACAGGCCCTGGCATTGGGCCAAACTTCTCaagacaaaaagacagaaaactctAATTACAAAGAACTCTCTTGCCAAGCCTCACCCAGCAAAATCCTTTCAGACATACACCAGGCTAAACAGAAACATCACAGCCTGGTCCGACCAAGCCATGGGCCTCAGACCTCCACCCCAGTGCCGGGCGCTCAGGTGAAGGTCTTTCACTCAAGCAACCAGCCACAGAAAACTTTCACCTCCCCGGCTCCATTTGTCAAACTGCAGAATCCCAAGTCCTCCTCCCCATTGCCCCAACGCTCTCTCCTCCAGCAGGTCAAATCATCAACCAAAGCTCAGAGCTTCCAttcctctgcctccccaggCAGCACCCAAAACTCCAGCAGTTCCCACAAAAGCCCAGGCTCATCCTCATCGTCTATCAGTTATACAGGAAAGCACTCAAGTGGCTCTAGTTCTTCAGGACAATCTTACAAATCACCCTTTGTTTCTGGTTCCCTCTCAAAGCATGGGGCttcttccagcagctcctcatCGGGAGCATCTGCAAACCAGGGCTGCTCCTCAGGGAGCTTGCTGCCCGCTGTGCAGGCCCCTTCCTCAAGCCAGGCGTCCAGCCGCCCCTCCCCGAGCTCCTCAGTGAAGAAGACGTCTGTTTCGCAGAAGCTGACTCTGGTGGCACCTCCTGGAGGTTCAAATGGAGATTCTAGTGGGGGCACTCAAGGGGTGGCCAAATTGCTGACCTCCTCCCTAAAGCCAGCTGTTGTCAGCAGCACCGCATCTTCTACCTCTGTGCCG aaaggaaCTAGTGGAGCTGTGCTGCTAACGAGTTCTTCCTCCTTAAGTGTCCTGTCTCCATCCTACAAGTCCAACAATCCAAAGCTGCCAGCTGCCCTGAGCTCCACCCCTTTAGGTATTATCTCTCCTATTCATACCTTCCCTCTTCATGTCATCTCCTTCACTTCAGACTCCTCCCCGAAAGCAGGAGTATCAAAGGATGCAATAGTTACAGGACCTGCTCCAGGAACTTTCCACCATGGCCTTGGCCACA GTCTTCTAGCTGGCTTGCACTCCAGCCCCCACCATGCAGCGCCACTCCCACATTCTGCCCTGTCCACTCATTTACCGCAAAGTCTGCCAG atGCTTCTCAGCTTCACGGCAAAGGGTCCAACGCACAGCAACGGAAATTGTGA
- the UBN1 gene encoding ubinuclein-1 isoform X7: MTEPHRVPFTTLHGPLSGSFLKKPRKDDSEQPQDAEQQPTSMRITLTLFEPDHKRCPEFYYPDLVKNFQAKNKGVSAGDKRKDPADPFNDDEKERHKAEALARKFEEKYGGKRRRKDRIQDLIDMGYGYDESDSFIDNSEAYDELVPASLTTKYGGFYINSGTLQFRQASDSEDEYVKEKKKKSPKKRKLKDGGEKMKKKKKDDSYDKEKKSKKSKFPKAGFTALNASKEKKKKKYSGALSVKEMLKKFQKEKEAQKKKDEEQKVVTPPAEPPAPREAEAMPDPLLSLFGHASDSDLLQAATAMDSLTDLDLERLFSESPEGSPFHDVEDGSDPAGTGLEQDFKQPPSLPEGLPAPLEKRIKELAQAARAAEGEGKQRFFTQDINNIILDIELQTRELNSQIRSGVYAHLAAFLPCSKDTLVKRARKLYLYEQGGRLKEPLQKLKEAIGRVMPEQMTKYQEECQAHTQAKFAKMLEEEKDKERDRVCSDDDEDEEKGGKRVMGPRKKFQWNNEIRAKKKVIAPTKVKVKEPSCKPDKKISVSIPSMHSSNTLSLSSEPQVGGLGISAQTRELLSLGTAQAASSTGTPAAFMDDSLDEDLIHNPTTSLEAVSKELAVLNSRAGGSPDFTLSGAPKAPPEKIPTLASSEEKRTFPKASPAPTSSPAGSLQSPLNFLAEQALALGQTSQDKKTENSNYKELSCQASPSKILSDIHQAKQKHHSLVRPSHGPQTSTPVPGAQVKVFHSSNQPQKTFTSPAPFVKLQNPKSSSPLPQRSLLQQVKSSTKAQSFHSSASPGSTQNSSSSHKSPGSSSSSISYTGKHSSGSSSSGQSYKSPFVSGSLSKHGASSSSSSSGASANQGCSSGSLLPAVQAPSSSQASSRPSPSSSVKKTSVSQKLTLVAPPGGSNGDSSGGTQGVAKLLTSSLKPAVVSSTASSTSVPKGTSGAVLLTSSSSLSVLSPSYKSNNPKLPAALSSTPLGIISPIHTFPLHVISFTSDSSPKAGVSKDAIVTGPAPGTFHHGLGHSLLAGLHSSPHHAAPLPHSALSTHLPQSLPDASQLHGKGSNAQQRKL, from the exons ATGACGGAGCCCCACAGGGTTCCCTTCACCACGCTGCACGGCCCGCTGAGCGGCAGCTTCCTGAAGAAGCCTCGGAAGGACGACTCGGAGCAGCCCCAGGATGCGGAGCAGCAGCCCACGTCCATGCGGATCACGCTGACTCTCTTCGAGCCGGACCACAAGCGGTGTCCGGAGTTTTACTACCCGGATCTTGTGAAGAATTTTCAGGCAAAAAACAAGGGTGTTTCTGCAGGAGACAAG AGGAAGGACCCTGCTGATCCCTTCAATGATGATGAAAAGGAGAGGCATAAAGCGGAGGCTCTCGCTAGgaagtttgaagaaaaatat GGTGGCAAGAGACGTAGAAAGGACCGTATTCAGGACTTGATTGATATGGGGTATGGATACGACGAATCCGACTCCTTCATTGATAATTCTGAAGCA TACGATGAGCTTGTTCCGGCTTCTCTTACTACAAAATACGGAGGGTTTTACATCAACTCAGGAACGCTGCAGTTTCGGCAAGCATCTGATTCTGAAGACGAGTatgttaaagagaaaaagaagaaatctccCAAG AAGCGGAAGCTGAAAGATGGAggtgaaaaaatgaagaagaagaagaaagacgATTCTTatgacaaggaaaagaaatcaaaaaagtCCAAGTTCCCAAAAGCCGG CTTTACAGCATTAAATGCAAgtaaggagaagaagaagaagaaatactcCGGAGCTCTCAGCGTCAAGGAGATGCTGAAGaagtttcagaaagaaaaggaagctcagaagaaaaaagatgaagagcaaAAAGTGGTGACTCCACCTGCAGAGCCTCCAGCCCCAAGAGAGGCAGAGGCAATGCCTGACCCCTTGCTATCGCTCTTTGGCCATGCCAGCGATAGCGACCTACTGCAGGCAGCCACGGCTATGGACTCGTTAACTGACCTCGACCTGGAGCGGCTCTTCAGCGAGTCCCCCGAAGGAAGTCCCTTTCACGACGTGGAGGATGGGAGCGATCCTGCTGGGACAGGCTTGGAGCAGGATTTCAAGCAACCGCCCTCCCTCCCAGAAGGACTGCCAGCCCCTTTGGAGAAACGCATCAAAGAACTGGCTCAG GCTGccagagctgcagaaggagaaggCAAACAGCGATTCTTCACTCAGGATATCAACAACATCATACTGGA CATAGAACTGCAGACCCGGGAGCTGAACAGCCAGATCCGGTCAGGGGTGTACGCCCACCTGGCTGCATTCTTACCTTGCAGTAAGGACACTCTAGTCAAGCGTGCCCGTAAGCTTTATCTCTATGAGCAG GGTGGCCGACTGAAGGAGCCTCTGCAGAAGCTAAAAGAAGCCATTGGTCGAGTCATGCCAGAGCAGATGACTAAGTACCAAGAGGAATGCCAAGCCCATACTCAGGCCAAATTTGCCAA AAtgctggaagaggaaaaggacaaaGAGCGAGATCGAGTTTGCTCTGATGATGACGAGGatgaagaaaagggaggaaaacgCGTTATGGGACCACGAAAGAAATTTCAATGGAATAATGAAATCAG GGCGAAGAAGAAAGTTATCGCGCCTACCAAGGTGAAGGTGAAG GAACCCTCCTGTAAACCAGACAAAAAGATCTCTGTTTCTATTCCTTCAATGCACTCGAGCAACACCTTATCTTTGTCATCAGAGCCCCAGGTGGGAGGTCTGGGCATCAGCGCCCAGACCAGAGAACTCCTGTCCCTCGGGACAGcccaggcagccagcagcactggTACTCCTGCTGCCTTCATGGATGACTCCTTGGATGAAGACTTAATTCATAATCCTACTACCTCCCTTGAAGCAGTCTCTAAAGAACTGGCTGTGCTCAACAGCAGAGCGGGAGGGAGCCCTGACTTTACTCTTTCTGGAGCTCCAAAAGCTCCTCCGGAGAAGATCCCAACTCTTGCGTCGTCAGAGGAGAAGAGGACATTTCCAAAGGCCAGCCCTGCCCCTACATCATCCCCTGCTGGCTCTCTCCAGTCTCCTCTAAATTTCCTGGCTGAACAGGCCCTGGCATTGGGCCAAACTTCTCaagacaaaaagacagaaaactctAATTACAAAGAACTCTCTTGCCAAGCCTCACCCAGCAAAATCCTTTCAGACATACACCAGGCTAAACAGAAACATCACAGCCTGGTCCGACCAAGCCATGGGCCTCAGACCTCCACCCCAGTGCCGGGCGCTCAGGTGAAGGTCTTTCACTCAAGCAACCAGCCACAGAAAACTTTCACCTCCCCGGCTCCATTTGTCAAACTGCAGAATCCCAAGTCCTCCTCCCCATTGCCCCAACGCTCTCTCCTCCAGCAGGTCAAATCATCAACCAAAGCTCAGAGCTTCCAttcctctgcctccccaggCAGCACCCAAAACTCCAGCAGTTCCCACAAAAGCCCAGGCTCATCCTCATCGTCTATCAGTTATACAGGAAAGCACTCAAGTGGCTCTAGTTCTTCAGGACAATCTTACAAATCACCCTTTGTTTCTGGTTCCCTCTCAAAGCATGGGGCttcttccagcagctcctcatCGGGAGCATCTGCAAACCAGGGCTGCTCCTCAGGGAGCTTGCTGCCCGCTGTGCAGGCCCCTTCCTCAAGCCAGGCGTCCAGCCGCCCCTCCCCGAGCTCCTCAGTGAAGAAGACGTCTGTTTCGCAGAAGCTGACTCTGGTGGCACCTCCTGGAGGTTCAAATGGAGATTCTAGTGGGGGCACTCAAGGGGTGGCCAAATTGCTGACCTCCTCCCTAAAGCCAGCTGTTGTCAGCAGCACCGCATCTTCTACCTCTGTGCCG aaaggaaCTAGTGGAGCTGTGCTGCTAACGAGTTCTTCCTCCTTAAGTGTCCTGTCTCCATCCTACAAGTCCAACAATCCAAAGCTGCCAGCTGCCCTGAGCTCCACCCCTTTAGGTATTATCTCTCCTATTCATACCTTCCCTCTTCATGTCATCTCCTTCACTTCAGACTCCTCCCCGAAAGCAGGAGTATCAAAGGATGCAATAGTTACAGGACCTGCTCCAGGAACTTTCCACCATGGCCTTGGCCACA GTCTTCTAGCTGGCTTGCACTCCAGCCCCCACCATGCAGCGCCACTCCCACATTCTGCCCTGTCCACTCATTTACCGCAAAGTCTGCCAG atGCTTCTCAGCTTCACGGCAAAGGGTCCAACGCACAGCAACGGAAATTGTGA
- the UBN1 gene encoding ubinuclein-1 isoform X6 codes for MTEPHRVPFTTLHGPLSGSFLKKPRKDDSEQPQDAEQQPTSMRITLTLFEPDHKRCPEFYYPDLVKNFQAKNKGVSAGDKRKDPADPFNDDEKERHKAEALARKFEEKYGGKRRRKDRIQDLIDMGYGYDESDSFIDNSEAYDELVPASLTTKYGGFYINSGTLQFRQASDSEDEYVKEKKKKSPKKRKLKDGGEKMKKKKKDDSYDKEKKSKKSKFPKAGFTALNASKEKKKKKYSGALSVKEMLKKFQKEKEAQKKKDEEQKVVTPPAEPPAPREAEAMPDPLLSLFGHASDSDLLQAATAMDSLTDLDLERLFSESPEGSPFHDVEDGSDPAGTGLEQDFKQPPSLPEGLPAPLEKRIKELAQAARAAEGEGKQRFFTQDINNIILDIELQTRELNSQIRSGVYAHLAAFLPCSKDTLVKRARKLYLYEQGGRLKEPLQKLKEAIGRVMPEQMTKYQEECQAHTQAKFAKMLEEEKDKERDRVCSDDDEDEEKGGKRVMGPRKKFQWNNEIRTLFKESRRVHGHLTSVLAKKKVIAPTKVKVKEPSCKPDKKISVSIPSMHSSNTLSLSSEPQVGGLGISAQTRELLSLGTAQAASSTGTPAAFMDDSLDEDLIHNPTTSLEAVSKELAVLNSRAGGSPDFTLSGAPKAPPEKIPTLASSEEKRTFPKASPAPTSSPAGSLQSPLNFLAEQALALGQTSQDKKTENSNYKELSCQASPSKILSDIHQAKQKHHSLVRPSHGPQTSTPVPGAQVKVFHSSNQPQKTFTSPAPFVKLQNPKSSSPLPQRSLLQQVKSSTKAQSFHSSASPGSTQNSSSSHKSPGSSSSSISYTGKHSSGSSSSGQSYKSPFVSGSLSKHGASSSSSSSGASANQGCSSGSLLPAVQAPSSSQASSRPSPSSSVKKTSVSQKLTLVAPPGGSNGDSSGGTQGVAKLLTSSLKPAVVSSTASSTSVPKGTSGAVLLTSSSSLSVLSPSYKSNNPKLPAALSSTPLGIISPIHTFPLHVISFTSDSSPKAGVSKDAIVTGPAPGTFHHGLGHSLLAGLHSSPHHAAPLPHSALSTHLPQSLPDASQLHGKGSNAQQRKL; via the exons ATGACGGAGCCCCACAGGGTTCCCTTCACCACGCTGCACGGCCCGCTGAGCGGCAGCTTCCTGAAGAAGCCTCGGAAGGACGACTCGGAGCAGCCCCAGGATGCGGAGCAGCAGCCCACGTCCATGCGGATCACGCTGACTCTCTTCGAGCCGGACCACAAGCGGTGTCCGGAGTTTTACTACCCGGATCTTGTGAAGAATTTTCAGGCAAAAAACAAGGGTGTTTCTGCAGGAGACAAG AGGAAGGACCCTGCTGATCCCTTCAATGATGATGAAAAGGAGAGGCATAAAGCGGAGGCTCTCGCTAGgaagtttgaagaaaaatat GGTGGCAAGAGACGTAGAAAGGACCGTATTCAGGACTTGATTGATATGGGGTATGGATACGACGAATCCGACTCCTTCATTGATAATTCTGAAGCA TACGATGAGCTTGTTCCGGCTTCTCTTACTACAAAATACGGAGGGTTTTACATCAACTCAGGAACGCTGCAGTTTCGGCAAGCATCTGATTCTGAAGACGAGTatgttaaagagaaaaagaagaaatctccCAAG AAGCGGAAGCTGAAAGATGGAggtgaaaaaatgaagaagaagaagaaagacgATTCTTatgacaaggaaaagaaatcaaaaaagtCCAAGTTCCCAAAAGCCGG CTTTACAGCATTAAATGCAAgtaaggagaagaagaagaagaaatactcCGGAGCTCTCAGCGTCAAGGAGATGCTGAAGaagtttcagaaagaaaaggaagctcagaagaaaaaagatgaagagcaaAAAGTGGTGACTCCACCTGCAGAGCCTCCAGCCCCAAGAGAGGCAGAGGCAATGCCTGACCCCTTGCTATCGCTCTTTGGCCATGCCAGCGATAGCGACCTACTGCAGGCAGCCACGGCTATGGACTCGTTAACTGACCTCGACCTGGAGCGGCTCTTCAGCGAGTCCCCCGAAGGAAGTCCCTTTCACGACGTGGAGGATGGGAGCGATCCTGCTGGGACAGGCTTGGAGCAGGATTTCAAGCAACCGCCCTCCCTCCCAGAAGGACTGCCAGCCCCTTTGGAGAAACGCATCAAAGAACTGGCTCAG GCTGccagagctgcagaaggagaaggCAAACAGCGATTCTTCACTCAGGATATCAACAACATCATACTGGA CATAGAACTGCAGACCCGGGAGCTGAACAGCCAGATCCGGTCAGGGGTGTACGCCCACCTGGCTGCATTCTTACCTTGCAGTAAGGACACTCTAGTCAAGCGTGCCCGTAAGCTTTATCTCTATGAGCAG GGTGGCCGACTGAAGGAGCCTCTGCAGAAGCTAAAAGAAGCCATTGGTCGAGTCATGCCAGAGCAGATGACTAAGTACCAAGAGGAATGCCAAGCCCATACTCAGGCCAAATTTGCCAA AAtgctggaagaggaaaaggacaaaGAGCGAGATCGAGTTTGCTCTGATGATGACGAGGatgaagaaaagggaggaaaacgCGTTATGGGACCACGAAAGAAATTTCAATGGAATAATGAAATCAG GACACTGTTTAAGGAGAGCAGGCGTGTACACGGACACCTCACATCAGTCCT GGCGAAGAAGAAAGTTATCGCGCCTACCAAGGTGAAGGTGAAG GAACCCTCCTGTAAACCAGACAAAAAGATCTCTGTTTCTATTCCTTCAATGCACTCGAGCAACACCTTATCTTTGTCATCAGAGCCCCAGGTGGGAGGTCTGGGCATCAGCGCCCAGACCAGAGAACTCCTGTCCCTCGGGACAGcccaggcagccagcagcactggTACTCCTGCTGCCTTCATGGATGACTCCTTGGATGAAGACTTAATTCATAATCCTACTACCTCCCTTGAAGCAGTCTCTAAAGAACTGGCTGTGCTCAACAGCAGAGCGGGAGGGAGCCCTGACTTTACTCTTTCTGGAGCTCCAAAAGCTCCTCCGGAGAAGATCCCAACTCTTGCGTCGTCAGAGGAGAAGAGGACATTTCCAAAGGCCAGCCCTGCCCCTACATCATCCCCTGCTGGCTCTCTCCAGTCTCCTCTAAATTTCCTGGCTGAACAGGCCCTGGCATTGGGCCAAACTTCTCaagacaaaaagacagaaaactctAATTACAAAGAACTCTCTTGCCAAGCCTCACCCAGCAAAATCCTTTCAGACATACACCAGGCTAAACAGAAACATCACAGCCTGGTCCGACCAAGCCATGGGCCTCAGACCTCCACCCCAGTGCCGGGCGCTCAGGTGAAGGTCTTTCACTCAAGCAACCAGCCACAGAAAACTTTCACCTCCCCGGCTCCATTTGTCAAACTGCAGAATCCCAAGTCCTCCTCCCCATTGCCCCAACGCTCTCTCCTCCAGCAGGTCAAATCATCAACCAAAGCTCAGAGCTTCCAttcctctgcctccccaggCAGCACCCAAAACTCCAGCAGTTCCCACAAAAGCCCAGGCTCATCCTCATCGTCTATCAGTTATACAGGAAAGCACTCAAGTGGCTCTAGTTCTTCAGGACAATCTTACAAATCACCCTTTGTTTCTGGTTCCCTCTCAAAGCATGGGGCttcttccagcagctcctcatCGGGAGCATCTGCAAACCAGGGCTGCTCCTCAGGGAGCTTGCTGCCCGCTGTGCAGGCCCCTTCCTCAAGCCAGGCGTCCAGCCGCCCCTCCCCGAGCTCCTCAGTGAAGAAGACGTCTGTTTCGCAGAAGCTGACTCTGGTGGCACCTCCTGGAGGTTCAAATGGAGATTCTAGTGGGGGCACTCAAGGGGTGGCCAAATTGCTGACCTCCTCCCTAAAGCCAGCTGTTGTCAGCAGCACCGCATCTTCTACCTCTGTGCCG aaaggaaCTAGTGGAGCTGTGCTGCTAACGAGTTCTTCCTCCTTAAGTGTCCTGTCTCCATCCTACAAGTCCAACAATCCAAAGCTGCCAGCTGCCCTGAGCTCCACCCCTTTAGGTATTATCTCTCCTATTCATACCTTCCCTCTTCATGTCATCTCCTTCACTTCAGACTCCTCCCCGAAAGCAGGAGTATCAAAGGATGCAATAGTTACAGGACCTGCTCCAGGAACTTTCCACCATGGCCTTGGCCACA GTCTTCTAGCTGGCTTGCACTCCAGCCCCCACCATGCAGCGCCACTCCCACATTCTGCCCTGTCCACTCATTTACCGCAAAGTCTGCCAG atGCTTCTCAGCTTCACGGCAAAGGGTCCAACGCACAGCAACGGAAATTGTGA